The DNA window ATGCTGTCTCAGTAATTTGGACTGAATAAGCTTTCATTAGTGATACCCCCCATTTTTATCATCCCCACCTCCACACATTTAAATCACTGCCACATAAATTAACAACAATGTTTGCTAAATTAATACTGCCTTTATCATTCTATTCTTCCAACAAAAAAAGAAATTGTTCTTCTATAATGCCCAGCATTAAATAATGAATATGACATGATAAAAATAAAACCTTGACAAAATTCCATAGTGAATTTTAACTCACCAATCAGAAAAACAGGTCTAATTAAGTGATTAAAGTAAAGGTTTAGTAAAATCACCCATTTTATTCTGCTATTTAAAATAATACTTTGTTTAACTTTTTTAATATCAGATCAGGCAAGGGATTTGTTCAAAAATAGAGTAATCATTCGCAACACCATCCGTTCCTGATAATTGACTACAGAAATACAGACTCTTTCAAGAGCCTGTTGAGGGAGAGTTATATGCAGAGTTCAAAAGATCTGAAACTGGAGATGCCATCGTTACCGAAAGGAGGAGGGGCACTCTACGGAATGGGGGAATCGTTGGGGGCAATTGGGCCGGATGGACTGGCGTCTTTCTCACTGCCATTACCCGTGTCTGGAGGTCGGGGAGTTGCTCCGGCATTGGCATTAAGTTACAGCAGTGCAGCGGGCAATGGGGCATTTGGTATGGGATGGCAGTGTGGAACAGGTTTAATCAGCCTGCGGACATCTCATGGTGTGCCTCAATATAGAGGAGAGGATACGTTTCTCGGTCCTTCCGGCGAAGTGTTGTCTGTTGTTCCCGACGCAAAAGGGCAGCCAGATCGACGTACTGCCACTTCATTACTGGGAACTGCGTTGAAGCAACCGCATATCGTCACCCGTTATCAGCCACGTATTGTCAATGATTTCAGCAAGCTGGAGTATTGGCAGCCGCAGCAAAGCGGTCAGGATAAGCCTTTTTGGGTCATGTTTGCGACAGATGGGCAGGTACATCTGTTAGGAAAACACAACCACGCTCAGATTTCTGATCCGAAAGATGCAACAAAAATTGCCTGTTGGTTATTGGAAGAGACGGTAACGCCAACGGGGGAACATATTTATTATCATTATCGTGCAGAAGATGATGCAGGCGGCAATGCCGATGAACTTCGTCAGCACCCCGGTATGTATGCTCAGCGTTATCTGGTGAAAGTCTGTTACGGCAATATTCTCCCGGAAGCGGCATTTATCGCGCTGAAATCCGGTATTCCGGCGGATGATGCCTGGTTGTTTCATCTGGTGTTTGATTATGGCGAGCGTTCCTCCTCCCTTTATACGGTGCCGGAATATCATACTTCCGGCGAGTGGTTGTGCCGGCCGGACTGTTTTTCCCGCTATCAGTTTGGTTTTGAAGTGCGCACACGCCGTTTGTGTCGGCAGGTTTCTGATGTTTCACCGTTTGCAGATGCTGGCAGGGGAAAACGTCACGAATGAAATTCCGGCACTGGTATCCCGTCTGATCCTGGATTATGACCTGAACAACAATGTTTCTCTGCTACTGAGTGCGCGTCGTCTGGCACATGAAGCAGATGGTACACCGGTTACTCTGGCTCCGCTGGAAGTCGATTATCAGCGCTTTGAAAATGATTTCAACCTGAACTGGCAGAAGATGCCTGAGTTGGAAAATTTTAATGCGTTCCAGCCTTATCAATTAGTCGATTTATATGGTGAGGGAATTCCCGGTGTGCTTTATCAGGATATTCCCGGCACCTGGTGGTATCGCGCACCAGTGAGAGATATGGCAGCAGATGAAGCCGATGTTGTCACCTATGATACGGCAAAACCGTTGCCCCATATTCCGGTTCAGCAGGACAGTGCCATGCTGATCGATTTCAATGGTGACGGACGGCTGGATTGGTTGATCACAGCCGCCGGGCTCAGAGGTTACCACGCTATGACGCCGGAGAGAGAATGGACGCCATTTATCCCTTTGTCTTCTATTCCGGTGGAATATTTTCATCCACAAGCTCAACTGACTGATATCACTGGCACAGGATTACCCGATATCGCACTTATTGGCCCCAAGAGTGTTCGGTTCTGGGCTGACAGCCAAACAGGATGGGATAAAGCTCAAGATGTCGAACACAGAGGAATTATTCCCTTACCGATACCCGGAAGAGATGAGCGCAAGTTAGTTGCATTCAGTGATATGACGGGATCTGGGCAGCAACATCTCGTAGAAGTTTCTGCCGAAGGTGTTCGCTGTTGGCCAAATCTGGGATGGGGACGTTTTGGTGAACCGTTGACCCTGCCGGGTTTCCAAATCATCGGGGAAACCTTTAACCCCAATCGGTTGTATATGGCGGATATAGACGGTTCCGGCACCACTGATCTGATTTATGTCCGTGATACTTATATGGAGCTCTATATCAATGAAAGCGGCAATCAATTCGCAGCGCCGTTGAAAATTGATCTGCCATCTGGAGTGCATTTTGATGACACCTGTCAACTCCAGATGGCAGACACGAGAGGGCTTGGGGTTACCAGCATTATTCTGACTGTGCCACACCTCTCCGTACAGCACTGGCGTCTGGAAATAACAACACAGAAACCCTGGCTGTTGAATGCGATAAACAACAATATGGGGAGTGATACTGTATTAACTTATCGCAGTTCTGCTCAATTCTGGCTGGATGAAAAACAGCAGGCGGCCGAGGAAGGGCGTACGATAGCCAGTTACCTGCCATTCCCGGTCCATCTCTTGTGGCGTACAGAAGTATTAGATGAGATTACAAGAAACCGACTATCAAGCCGTTGTGATTATGCTCATGGGGCATGGGACGGGCGGGAGCGGGAATACCGTGGTTTTGGGCGAGTCACGCAAACGGATACCGATGAACAGGCAGGGGCTACTCATGGAACAGTCGCTGAAACACCAGCCCCCTCCCGCACTATTAGCTGGTTTGCAACGGGAATACCAGAGCTGGATTGTCTGTTACCACACGAATACTGGCAAGGAGATAAACAGGCTTTTACGCATTTTACTCCTCGTTTTACCCGCTATGATGCTACAACCAACCGTGAAATCACAATCACTCCCGGTCAAGAGGAAATGTACTGGTTAAACCGGGCAATGAAAGGGATGCCATTACGCAGTG is part of the Xenorhabdus cabanillasii genome and encodes:
- a CDS encoding SpvB/TcaC N-terminal domain-containing protein — encoded protein: MQSSKDLKLEMPSLPKGGGALYGMGESLGAIGPDGLASFSLPLPVSGGRGVAPALALSYSSAAGNGAFGMGWQCGTGLISLRTSHGVPQYRGEDTFLGPSGEVLSVVPDAKGQPDRRTATSLLGTALKQPHIVTRYQPRIVNDFSKLEYWQPQQSGQDKPFWVMFATDGQVHLLGKHNHAQISDPKDATKIACWLLEETVTPTGEHIYYHYRAEDDAGGNADELRQHPGMYAQRYLVKVCYGNILPEAAFIALKSGIPADDAWLFHLVFDYGERSSSLYTVPEYHTSGEWLCRPDCFSRYQFGFEVRTRRLCRQVSDVSPFADAGRGKRHE